The Bdellovibrionota bacterium genome includes a region encoding these proteins:
- the lgt gene encoding prolipoprotein diacylglyceryl transferase yields the protein MFPIFHPSPHINIPIYLVVMSLAFSISIVYFYKRAIKLNLPPKISTEISIMVMLGAFLGARVFHILFEYPQYYLSDPVEVFKIYKGGFVFYGGLVGGILASYLFVKKIKQNYFNWLDCSALVLPLGYIIGRIGCIFAGCCFGKECDLPWAIRFPEGVEAPTNILLHPTQVYSILIEAIIWILLVLTEKRKKLKSGSLFFIWLLLHAFGRLVVEQFRGDFRGDQVLGLSVSSLISVLFIIFSMFWFLRKKA from the coding sequence ATGTTTCCCATCTTTCATCCATCACCACATATTAATATTCCAATTTATCTTGTGGTGATGAGTCTGGCCTTCTCCATTTCTATTGTTTATTTTTATAAAAGAGCCATTAAACTTAACCTTCCTCCTAAAATTTCTACAGAAATATCTATCATGGTAATGCTCGGTGCTTTCTTGGGCGCAAGAGTGTTTCATATTCTTTTTGAGTATCCTCAATATTACCTCAGTGACCCTGTAGAGGTTTTTAAAATTTATAAAGGTGGATTTGTTTTTTACGGAGGATTAGTCGGTGGAATTTTAGCTTCCTATCTTTTCGTCAAAAAAATTAAGCAAAATTATTTTAACTGGCTAGACTGCTCAGCGCTTGTTCTTCCACTAGGGTACATCATTGGAAGAATTGGCTGTATCTTTGCCGGATGCTGCTTTGGGAAAGAGTGTGACCTTCCTTGGGCCATTCGATTCCCTGAAGGTGTGGAGGCTCCTACCAATATCCTTCTCCATCCCACGCAAGTTTATTCGATTTTGATTGAGGCGATCATTTGGATACTCCTAGTCCTAACGGAGAAAAGGAAAAAACTTAAAAGTGGATCCCTGTTCTTTATTTGGCTCCTTCTTCATGCTTTTGGAAGACTTGTCGTTGAACAGTTCCGAGGGGATTTCCGTGGCGATCAAGTGCTGGGACTTTCTGTCTCATCTTTGATCAGCGTTCTTTTTATAATTTTTAGTATGTTTTGGTTTTTGCGTAAGAAAGCATAA